The Tenebrio molitor chromosome 3, icTenMoli1.1, whole genome shotgun sequence genome contains a region encoding:
- the LOC138125641 gene encoding golgin subfamily A member 6-like protein 22 has translation MVIVAKSEREMKEMMRNLEKYVRKKKLEVNVEKTKMMVFSKRKRKNEESEWKWEESKIERVSEFKYLGYTFNERATVRAQVREVVRKANKVVGCVWGIGERMWGGEFGRRMMMFESMVESVLMYGAEIWGWKEREEVERVQEKYLRWVLGVDRETPGYIVREECKRSKLRVKAGKRAAKFEDRMGGREECRILTECYREKKKNADEKEREKYCRRNGYAREEVERMRAEGRWMCAELSERDRDTDKQERRERIREARYNREYERCVTEEVPVYLGRESTKERKMMARFRCGNEERENKYWMEEEERMCRMCREERETIEHMWRGCGEMREREEKERGEILNEDGREIGWMKEVWKRRERIEKERGGE, from the coding sequence ATGGTGATTGTGGCaaagagtgagagagagatgaaagaaatgatgaggAACCTGGAAAAGTATGTGAGAAAGAAAAAGCTGGAAGTGAATGTAGAGAAGACAAAAATGATGGTGTTCAGcaagagaaagaggaagaatGAGGAGAGCGAGTGGAAGTGGGAAGAAAGCAAGATAGAAAGAGTGAGCGAGTTTAAGTACCTGGGCTACACCTTCAACGAGAGGGCCACAGTCAGGGCGCAAGTGAGAGAGGTAGTGAGGAAGGCGAACAAGGTAGTTGGATGTGTgtggggaataggagagagaatgTGGGGAGGCGAGTTCgggaggagaatgatgatgttcgAGAGCATGGTGGAGAGCGTGCTGATGTACGGAGCAGAGATatggggatggaaggaacgGGAGGAGGTGGAGAGGgtgcaagagaaatatttgagatgggtgctaggagtggacagagaaacaccagggtacatagtgagggaagagtgcaagaggagCAAGCTGAGAGtaaaagcgggaaagagagcggcaaagttcGAGGACAGAATGGGCGGAAGGGAAGAATGCAGGATACTGACTGAGTGCtatagagaaaagaaaaagaacgcggatgagaaggagagagagaagtactgtaggaggaacgggtatgccagagaggaagtggaaagaatgagagcggaaggaagatggatgtgtGCAGAGCTGAGCGAGAGGGACAGAGATACGGACAAGCAGGagagaagggagagaatcagagaagcgaggtacaacagggagtatgaaAGGTGCGTGACAGAGGAGGTTCCGGTGTATCTGGGGAGAGAGAGCacgaaagaaaggaaaatgatggcgagatttagatgtgggaacgaagagagagaaaataagtactggatggaggaggaggaaagaatgtgcaggatgtgccgtgaggagagagagacgatcgagcacatgtggagAGGATGCGGTGAAATGAGAGAAAGGGAGGaaaaggaacggggagaaatactgaacgaagacggaagagagataggatggatgaaagaggtatggaagaggagggaaaggatagagaaggagaggggtggggaataa